The following coding sequences lie in one Methylotenera versatilis 301 genomic window:
- a CDS encoding PilT/PilU family type 4a pilus ATPase, whose product MEKGQAEKFVFDLLRLMLAKNASDLFITAGFPPAMKIDGKVTPVSSQVLSAQQAREISRSIMNDKQTSEFDATNECNFAIGIPSVARFRVNAFVQRGSVGLVFRTITTKIPEFEDLGLPEVLKDIAMTKRGLVIFVGGTGSGKSTSLAAMVGYRNKNSYGHIITIEDPVEFVHEHINCIVTQREIGVDTDNWHIALKNTLRQAPDVILIGEIRDRETMDYAIAFAETGHLCMATLHANSTNQALDRIINFFPEERRHQLLMDLSLNTRAFISQRLIPKKEGKGRAAAMEVMLNSPLISDLIFKGDVHEIKSIIAKSRELGMQTFDQALFDLHEADVITYEDTLRNADSVNDIRLKIKLDGKASHGKDLSQGLDSLGIV is encoded by the coding sequence ATGGAAAAAGGTCAGGCAGAGAAGTTTGTATTTGATTTATTGAGGTTGATGCTTGCAAAAAATGCATCAGACTTATTTATCACCGCTGGTTTCCCACCAGCCATGAAAATAGATGGCAAAGTAACACCAGTGAGCAGCCAGGTGTTATCAGCACAGCAGGCGCGTGAAATTTCACGCTCTATTATGAATGATAAACAAACCTCCGAGTTTGATGCGACTAATGAGTGTAATTTTGCTATTGGTATTCCAAGTGTAGCGCGCTTTCGTGTGAATGCTTTCGTCCAGCGTGGTTCTGTGGGCTTGGTATTTAGAACGATTACTACAAAAATTCCAGAGTTTGAAGATTTAGGTCTACCTGAAGTGTTAAAAGATATTGCCATGACCAAACGTGGTTTGGTGATTTTTGTTGGTGGTACTGGTTCAGGTAAGTCGACTTCTTTAGCGGCAATGGTTGGCTATCGCAATAAAAATAGCTACGGTCATATCATTACCATTGAAGATCCCGTGGAATTTGTGCATGAACATATCAACTGCATTGTCACCCAGCGCGAAATTGGTGTGGATACGGATAACTGGCATATCGCACTTAAAAACACTCTGCGCCAGGCGCCAGACGTGATTTTGATTGGTGAGATTCGCGACCGTGAAACGATGGATTATGCGATTGCTTTCGCTGAAACGGGTCACTTATGCATGGCGACATTGCATGCAAATAGTACTAATCAGGCCTTGGACCGTATTATTAACTTCTTCCCTGAAGAACGCCGCCATCAGTTGCTGATGGATTTATCATTAAATACACGTGCCTTTATTTCACAACGACTGATTCCTAAAAAAGAGGGCAAAGGGCGTGCTGCTGCGATGGAGGTGATGTTGAATTCACCGTTAATTTCAGATTTAATCTTTAAGGGTGATGTGCATGAAATTAAATCTATCATTGCCAAATCACGCGAGTTGGGTATGCAAACCTTTGACCAAGCGCTGTTTGATTTGCATGAGGCGGATGTGATTACATATGAAGATACCTTACGTAACGCTGACTCGGTGAATGATATTCGACTCAAAATTAAGTTGGATGGAAAAGCTTCACACGGAAAAGACTTATCGCAGGGGCTTGATAGTCTTGGAATCGTTTAG
- a CDS encoding OmpA family protein, giving the protein MMNSTPHVHKSSCCASHTFWTWLLAALLAIYLYWHWQHGHGPAHAAACCTATSSNAAPIVESAAFNFTASNAHGYNASGDASNVAWAAKSDALSTWFKGGADWVITGDAAKVTLTGNVDSEDIKKAKGAEAQVFFGTDVTIDNQLTVKVPEALHAATETPTAKLYFDTGKTTLPSDASQTLAATIKWLKAYSSMKAVISGYSDPRGDLAKNEELSKSRAKAVREMLEDAGIDEDRIEMRKPEIVESGGDLGAARRVEVSIE; this is encoded by the coding sequence ATGATGAATTCAACACCTCATGTCCACAAAAGCAGTTGTTGCGCTAGCCATACCTTCTGGACTTGGTTATTAGCCGCATTATTGGCAATCTACTTATACTGGCATTGGCAACACGGCCATGGTCCTGCACATGCAGCAGCGTGCTGTACTGCCACAAGTAGTAACGCTGCTCCCATAGTAGAAAGTGCCGCTTTCAACTTTACAGCGAGCAACGCACACGGCTATAACGCCTCCGGCGATGCTAGCAACGTAGCATGGGCAGCAAAATCCGATGCATTAAGCACGTGGTTTAAAGGTGGTGCCGATTGGGTGATTACTGGTGATGCAGCCAAAGTCACATTAACAGGTAACGTTGATAGTGAAGACATCAAAAAAGCCAAAGGAGCTGAAGCACAGGTCTTTTTCGGGACTGATGTCACTATTGATAACCAGTTAACGGTAAAGGTGCCTGAAGCCCTACATGCAGCCACAGAAACACCAACAGCCAAGCTTTACTTTGATACAGGAAAAACCACCTTACCTAGTGATGCCAGCCAAACGCTTGCCGCCACAATAAAATGGCTAAAAGCTTATAGCAGTATGAAAGCCGTGATTTCTGGCTATAGTGACCCACGGGGTGATTTAGCTAAAAATGAAGAACTTTCTAAGAGTCGCGCAAAAGCCGTACGTGAGATGCTAGAAGATGCGGGTATCGATGAAGATAGAATAGAAATGCGTAAACCTGAAATAGTAGAAAGCGGTGGAGATCTAGGTGCAGCTAGACGCGTAGAGGTTTCTATAGAATAG
- a CDS encoding dihydroorotase has product MKIQIKNGHVIDPKNNIDSQLDVFIAAGKIVALGKAPEGFIASQTIDASNLIVCPGLVDLSARLREPGDEYKATLISELQAAVAGGVTSLACPPDTDPVLDEPGLVEMLKHRAKQLNLAHVYPLGALTRQLQGKVLSEMGELREAGCVGFSQANIAITDTQVLWRAMEYAATFGFTLFLHAEEPFLAKDGVAHDGEVASRLGLKGIPSAAEALALASILRIAKETGARIHISRLSTAEGVDMIREAKKHGVNITCDVSANHLHLTEHDIGFFDANCHLKPPLRTQRDKDALGAGLKDGTIDAICSDHTPVDDDAKLAPFAEAEVGATGLELLLALTLKWANQEKTSLAKAIALISQSSAKILGIAAGDLSVNANADICIFDANEYWKIVPSALKSQGKNTPFNGLEIAGKVKTTLINGQVVYQSE; this is encoded by the coding sequence ATGAAAATTCAAATCAAAAATGGTCATGTCATAGACCCTAAAAACAACATTGATAGTCAGCTAGACGTATTCATTGCTGCAGGCAAGATAGTCGCGCTAGGCAAAGCGCCCGAGGGTTTTATCGCCAGTCAAACCATCGATGCTAGCAATTTAATCGTGTGCCCTGGCTTGGTTGATTTATCTGCAAGATTACGTGAACCGGGTGATGAATATAAAGCGACGCTGATTAGCGAACTGCAAGCCGCAGTAGCTGGTGGCGTCACTAGCCTCGCCTGTCCTCCTGATACGGATCCAGTGCTTGATGAACCAGGTTTAGTAGAAATGCTCAAACATCGCGCTAAACAGCTTAACCTTGCGCACGTTTATCCGCTAGGCGCGCTTACACGCCAACTGCAGGGCAAAGTACTGTCAGAAATGGGCGAACTGCGTGAAGCAGGTTGTGTTGGCTTCTCACAAGCCAATATTGCCATTACCGATACGCAAGTGCTATGGCGCGCAATGGAATACGCAGCGACTTTTGGCTTTACTTTATTCCTGCACGCTGAAGAGCCATTTTTAGCCAAAGATGGCGTCGCACATGACGGTGAAGTCGCTAGTAGATTAGGTTTAAAAGGCATTCCAAGCGCAGCAGAAGCACTTGCACTTGCCAGCATATTACGTATTGCCAAAGAAACAGGTGCACGCATTCATATCAGTCGCTTATCAACAGCTGAAGGCGTGGACATGATACGTGAGGCTAAAAAGCACGGTGTGAATATCACTTGCGATGTGAGCGCCAACCACTTGCACCTGACGGAACATGATATTGGCTTTTTTGATGCGAATTGCCACCTAAAACCACCACTTAGAACGCAACGTGATAAAGATGCACTGGGCGCAGGCTTAAAAGATGGCACCATAGACGCTATTTGCTCAGACCACACTCCTGTAGATGACGATGCTAAATTAGCGCCCTTTGCAGAAGCTGAGGTTGGCGCAACGGGCTTAGAGCTATTGCTTGCACTTACCCTCAAGTGGGCTAATCAGGAAAAAACAAGTTTGGCTAAAGCAATAGCGCTTATCAGCCAGTCTTCAGCAAAAATACTAGGTATTGCTGCAGGTGATTTAAGCGTGAATGCTAACGCGGATATTTGCATCTTTGATGCGAATGAGTACTGGAAAATTGTACCGAGCGCGCTCAAAAGCCAAGGTAAAAATACGCCATTTAACGGCCTAGAAATCGCAGGAAAAGTTAAAACCACCTTGATTAACGGACAAGTCGTGTATCAATCAGAGTAA
- a CDS encoding aspartate carbamoyltransferase catalytic subunit has protein sequence MNNPQLDADGRLRHLLSIEGLPKRILNQILDTAESFVGVAEREVKKVPLLRGKTVCNLFFENSTRTRTTFEIAAKRLSADVISLNVNTSSQSKGETILDTVDNLIAMHADMFVVRHSQSGAAHFIAKHVPDHIHVINAGDGRHSHPTQGLLDMFTIRKYKPDLHNLRVAIVGDVLHSRVARSEIHALTTLGVPEVRVIAPKTLLPTQVEKLGVHVFHDMKTGLKDVDVVMMLRLQNERMNGAMLPSAQEYFKTYGLTQDKLNLAKPDAIVLHPGPMNRGVEIDSSVADGSQSVILPQVTYGIAVRMAVMAMLAGGQNSGSQAGSQA, from the coding sequence ATGAATAACCCGCAATTAGATGCCGATGGCCGTTTACGACACTTGCTTTCTATTGAAGGCCTACCAAAAAGAATATTGAATCAAATACTAGATACCGCTGAATCTTTTGTAGGGGTGGCCGAGCGTGAAGTTAAAAAAGTACCACTTTTACGCGGCAAAACGGTATGTAATTTGTTTTTTGAAAACAGCACCCGCACCCGCACCACCTTTGAAATCGCAGCTAAACGTCTTTCAGCCGATGTCATCAGCTTAAATGTGAACACCTCCTCGCAATCTAAAGGCGAAACCATTTTAGATACCGTCGACAACTTAATCGCTATGCATGCGGATATGTTTGTGGTGCGCCATTCTCAATCTGGCGCGGCGCACTTTATTGCGAAGCATGTCCCTGATCATATTCACGTCATTAATGCTGGTGATGGTCGCCATTCACATCCAACACAAGGTCTGCTGGATATGTTTACCATACGCAAGTACAAGCCTGACTTGCACAATCTGCGTGTGGCGATTGTCGGCGATGTGCTGCATTCACGTGTAGCACGCTCTGAGATTCACGCTTTGACAACATTAGGTGTACCTGAAGTGCGCGTCATTGCACCAAAAACGCTGCTTCCAACGCAAGTAGAAAAGCTAGGCGTGCACGTGTTTCATGACATGAAAACTGGGCTGAAAGACGTGGACGTGGTGATGATGTTACGCTTACAAAACGAGCGTATGAATGGTGCGATGCTACCCAGCGCACAAGAATATTTTAAAACCTATGGCCTCACTCAAGACAAATTAAACCTCGCTAAACCAGATGCTATCGTACTGCACCCGGGACCAATGAACCGCGGTGTAGAAATTGATTCTAGTGTAGCGGATGGCAGCCAATCTGTTATTTTGCCGCAAGTCACTTACGGCATCGCCGTTCGCATGGCAGTAATGGCGATGCTGGCTGGCGGGCAAAATTCTGGCAGCCAAGCGGGGAGCCAAGCATGA
- the pyrR gene encoding bifunctional pyr operon transcriptional regulator/uracil phosphoribosyltransferase PyrR has protein sequence MTSKNISLPHAEDLLKTLAQKVQPLLQANTALVGIQSGGVWLMQKLLVLLEKDIAANAIEHGTLDVSFYRDDYEKRGLKAENRPSQIPFDVENKHIILIDDVFYTGRTTRAAMNELFDYGRPASITLVALVNRGGRELPIAPQITAADIALDASQNLQLIQNQDGTLSLELQSLNFNQSQVHKHE, from the coding sequence ATGACTTCAAAAAACATCTCATTACCTCATGCTGAAGACCTGCTCAAAACGCTGGCTCAAAAAGTTCAACCCTTACTACAAGCCAATACAGCACTCGTCGGCATTCAAAGTGGCGGCGTTTGGTTAATGCAAAAGTTACTAGTTCTATTAGAAAAAGATATCGCCGCCAATGCTATTGAACATGGCACATTAGATGTGTCGTTTTATCGTGATGACTACGAAAAGCGCGGCTTAAAAGCTGAAAACCGCCCGAGCCAGATTCCATTTGACGTCGAAAACAAGCATATTATTCTGATTGATGACGTTTTTTACACCGGCCGTACTACACGCGCGGCTATGAACGAGTTATTTGATTATGGTCGCCCTGCTAGCATTACTTTGGTTGCACTTGTAAACCGTGGTGGCCGCGAGTTGCCAATTGCACCGCAAATTACTGCTGCTGATATTGCTTTAGATGCTAGTCAGAATTTGCAACTCATACAAAATCAAGATGGCACTTTAAGCCTTGAGCTTCAATCCTTGAACTTTAATCAAAGCCAGGTACACAAACATGAATAA
- the ruvX gene encoding Holliday junction resolvase RuvX yields the protein MANVVNAKPATHGQLIDNESVYDAKIVLASTVLCFDFGEQRIGVAVGEHLLASANPLVTIDNESNEVRFEAISKLVKEWQPKLLIVGLPLSLDGAETSVTQLCKKFARRLNGRFNLPVVLIDERYSSVEASDLLNQSGIKGRAQKEMLDQVAAQTILQSYFSGL from the coding sequence ATGGCGAACGTTGTTAATGCAAAACCAGCAACTCACGGCCAACTGATAGATAACGAAAGCGTTTACGACGCCAAAATAGTACTAGCCAGCACCGTCTTGTGTTTTGATTTTGGTGAGCAAAGAATAGGCGTAGCCGTTGGCGAGCACTTATTAGCCTCGGCCAATCCGCTGGTGACGATAGACAATGAAAGCAACGAAGTTCGCTTTGAAGCGATTAGCAAACTAGTCAAAGAGTGGCAGCCTAAACTACTGATTGTGGGCTTGCCATTAAGTTTAGACGGCGCAGAAACCAGCGTCACACAACTCTGCAAAAAGTTTGCAAGGCGACTAAATGGCCGCTTTAACTTACCCGTCGTGCTCATTGATGAACGCTACAGCTCAGTTGAGGCGAGCGATTTATTGAATCAATCTGGGATTAAGGGCCGCGCGCAAAAAGAAATGCTGGATCAAGTCGCCGCGCAAACCATATTGCAAAGCTATTTTAGTGGCTTATAA